The window AGACATCAAACTAACTATTATATACTCATCAGGTCTAACATTTTGCGCACGCAGGTCAGTGAACAATTTTACCGCTTCATTAGCCTGTCCATTCTGAGTATACCCAGATATCAATGCAGACCACAAAACAACATCCTTACTAGTCGACTGCTCAAACAAAAACCTTGCAGACGCCATATCACCGGACTTAGCATACGCATCAATCATTGTAGTAAAAGAAACCACATTCTTCTCCGGCATCAAATCAAACAACTTCCTCGCACCCCCCAAATCCCCTACCCTCACAAACACATTGATCACCGCATTCCAAGACGCGACATTCCTACACGGCATTTCCTCAAACAAACTAACCGCCATCTCAAAATCACCCACATTCGCATACCCAACAATCATAGCCGTATACGACACCTCATTTCTCAcagacatttcatcaaacaccttacgCGCACACTCAATCTCCCTACACTTCCCATAAAAATCAACCAAACTCGACCCAACAAACACATCTCCCTCCACCCCACATCTCACAATCACCCCATGAACAACCCACCCATCTCTCACCGCCAATTCACGAGCACAGACCTTCAACAAAGACGGAAAAGTATACTTATCACCACACACATCCGCACACCTCTTCATTCGGCGAAACAACAAAAGACACTCTTCAATGGATGAATGCTGAGACTTTACCTTAATTAACGTGTTCCAAAGATATATATTGGGTGTATTTACACGATCAAATACAGATGAAATGTATGTGAAATTGGAAGATAGAGAGTTGCAGAGAGAGATGAACTGGGTTATGATAAAGTGGTCTTGTTCGAAGCCTTGGCGGATGATTTGGCTGTGGATTTGTTGGAGAGTTTTGAGGGCTTTGCAAGATTTTAAAAGGTTTAAAATAACGGGGGAAACAGGGGAAtataatgaagatgatgattcaCAGTAGCTTAGACATCGACTAACCAAAGACATATCCAACTTAGGAAAAGGCGCGCCTTTGTTTTACCAAGAGAAGGCTTTAAGTTGGGGCAACATAAgggtttatatttttaaataaaaaaattaacggGTTAAATATATCGCTAATTAAAGTGAAGGTCTAATCATTTTAGGTGAATcactaaatttataatatatattaactgTTTAAGTGATTAAGAATTTATCTTGTGATGGTCCAGATCTTAAATTTGACTCTCTTTCTGGCGTAACTTGAGAAAATTACAAAGTCATAtaagtcaaaaataataataatcatatattataatttatatgtataattcaaatttttgatTCGGGAGAAATGATCcgaaatatcatttattagtGTCGGATAATTCAACGTATTGATTTTTAGAAGAAAATGTTACTTCCGTATTACAGTGTTTTAGGGTGAAATGTCGATTTGATGTTAAAAAGTGAACAGACGATTATCGAATAATTCTCATATTAAAATAAGTTTGAAAAATGATACATCTGTtgaataacaataaaaatatgaacTTACCCTTCACTAATACTGAAACCCGATCATCTACCAAATGCTCCTTTTAAACTTTAAATAAATCTTTTGTTGTTCCCAGCTTGAACCATACCCGCAGTCGCACAAACTTGATTCGTAAGGGTGTAGTTGGAACTTAGAAGGCAAAGAATATGTAGAAAAGACGATAAGACTGATTGATTGAGTGACGGATGGCACACAAAGCAGGTGGTCGGGCCTTTCATAAAATCTCGCATGCCACTGTTTTCTCAAAAGATACACCTTCATCCCCATTTTTACCTCTTTATTTCCCCATTCCTCTAAAATCCAAACATGCAATCACAGTATTTATGATGGACCACTGTTTCACAAGTTAAAAACACtccaaactcaaaaaaaaaaaaaaaaaagagtactcATTGTCTCTCCaatttaaagttgaaatttgtgTTTGTACAGGgactaatttaaatatatatacatataagtctATGAGCATCATACCAGCAGATATTGTTGGATATTAATCTTAAACtagtttgttttttaattatgttttaatttgGTTTTGAGTTATCTGCGTGCAAGCCTCTGTGAATCACTACCTCAGCGGGGATTGCGTAGGATAAAGATAGCGTGGAAGTAGAGCTTTTCTGGGATTTAGTTGATTTAGATTGTTTTTCAGTTTGGTTTAGATTACTTCTCTAGTTTCCTCATTCAAGGCCAACTCTGTTTTGGCTGGGTTATATATATCAGCATTGCATGCAGTATCTAATATGAAGTCAGATTTTTGACGTATGCTTTTATGTGTGTTTATCTTCTCAGTTTCATGTCtaacatattatatacatatgtcGTAATAGTTTAAACACCAGCCTTATATACTACACTTGGTATCAAGAGCGAGGTTTATTGTATGCCTAAATAATCCAAACACACAAACGTAACCATGGAAACGATCAAGACAAAAGAAAGTTCTGTGGGTTTAAGCTACCCGATGCTGACCAGAAACAACTACACAACGTGGTCCCTGAAAATGAAAGTTTTCATGAAGGCGCAAGGAGTTTGGGGTGCAATCGAGCATAAGGATCCCAAAGTAACTGTAGATGATAAAACGGTGCAGATGGCCCTTGCAGCAATATATCAGGGTGTGCCTGAAGATGTGTTGCTGACCATTGCGGAGAAAGAAACTGCTAAGGAGGCGATTAAAACGATGTGTATGGGTGTAGAACGAGTAAAAGAAGCAAAAGTGCAGGCGTTAAAGGGAGAATTTGAGTCCTTAATCATGAATGAAATGGAAAAGATTGAAGATTTTTGTATGAAGCTGAGCGGGATTGTGACTAATATCCGGGTCCTCGGAGAAACAATGGAAGAATCAAGTGTTGTGAGGAAAATTCTACGTGCAGTTCCGGATAAATTTCTTCAAATAGCTTCAAACATAGAGCAATTTGGAAACGTTAAGGTGATGACAATTGAAGAGGTAGTAGGTCGTCTCAAGGCTCACGAGTTAAGGATGAAGGGCAGGAACGAGAGCGCAGGTGGACAAGGTGGACAACTTCTCCTGGCATCTCAGAATCAAAGAGCTAGAGGTGGTTCTTTCCGTGACAAGAGTAGGATAAAGTGTTACAATTGTAACATCATGGGTCACTATGCTTCAGAATGCAGTAAACCACGACGAGAACGAGAGAAGAGACAAGAACTGAACCTTGCACAGATCGAGGATGATGAACCAGCTTTATTATAGACATAAGTGACGTGCCAGACGGGCAAATAAGGAGTGCCATACGGGCAAGGAAGCAATGTGCCACACGGGCAAGTAAAAGGTGCCAAACGGGTAAATAACTAAGTGCCAGAAGGGTAATGAAGTGATTTGTCAGACGGACAAACAAAGGGCCATACGGGCTAAGTTAAAAGCCAAACGGGCTGATGGCAAGTTTAAGATTAAGGGGGTGATTGTTGGATATTAATCTTAAACtagtttgttttttaattatgttttaatttgGTTTTGAGTTATCTGCGTGCAAGCCTCTGTGAATCACTACCTCAGCGGGGATTGCGTAGGATAAAGATAGCGTGGAAGTAGAGCTTTTCTGGGATTTAGTTGATTTAGATTGTTTTTCAGTTTGGTTTAGATTACTTCTCTAGTTTCCTCATTCAAGGCCAACTCTGTTTTGGCTGGGTTATATATATCAGCATTGCATGCAGTATCTAATATGAAGTCAGATTTTTGACGTATGCTTTTATGTGTGTTTATCTTCTCAGTTTCATGTCtaacatattatatacatatgtcGTAATAGTTTAAACACCAGCCttatatggtatcagagccttaaacctggctctgataccatgttgaaattaaactaaaaaaccgatgacttcaaattaaacaagataaatatatatgtacaagagCAAATGAACTCCAAAGACTACATT of the Daucus carota subsp. sativus chromosome 4, DH1 v3.0, whole genome shotgun sequence genome contains:
- the LOC108216291 gene encoding putative pentatricopeptide repeat-containing protein At5g37570 isoform X2; amino-acid sequence: MSLVSRCLSYCESSSSLYSPVSPVILNLLKSCKALKTLQQIHSQIIRQGFEQDHFIITQFISLCNSLSSNFTYISSVFDRVNTPNIYLWNTLIKVKSQHSSIEECLLLFRRMKRCADVCGDKYTFPSLLKVCARELAVRDGWVVHGVIVRCGVEGDVFVGSSLVDFYGKCREIECARKVFDEMSVRNEVSYTAMIVGYANVGDFEMAVSLFEEMPCRNVASWNAVINVFVRVGDLGGARKLFDLMPEKNVVSFTTMIDAYAKSGDMASARFLFEQSTSKDVVLWSALISGYTQNGQANEAVKLFTDLRAQNVRPDEYIIVSLMSACSQIGNLELAKWVDSYISQSSLDLRRPHVVAALVDMHAKCGNMEKATMLFKKMPKRDLISYCSMIQGLSIHGCGPQAVALFYSMLSEGIIPDDVAFTVILSACSHAGLVEEGCQFFDVMVNKYSIVPSPDHYACIIDLLGRAGKLKAAYDVLKSMPIERYAGAWGALLGACNYVLLSNIYAEEDRWLDVSLVRNKMLERGLRKVPGCTRIQSNSEKN
- the LOC108216291 gene encoding putative pentatricopeptide repeat-containing protein At5g37570 isoform X1 — encoded protein: MSLVSRCLSYCESSSSLYSPVSPVILNLLKSCKALKTLQQIHSQIIRQGFEQDHFIITQFISLCNSLSSNFTYISSVFDRVNTPNIYLWNTLIKVKSQHSSIEECLLLFRRMKRCADVCGDKYTFPSLLKVCARELAVRDGWVVHGVIVRCGVEGDVFVGSSLVDFYGKCREIECARKVFDEMSVRNEVSYTAMIVGYANVGDFEMAVSLFEEMPCRNVASWNAVINVFVRVGDLGGARKLFDLMPEKNVVSFTTMIDAYAKSGDMASARFLFEQSTSKDVVLWSALISGYTQNGQANEAVKLFTDLRAQNVRPDEYIIVSLMSACSQIGNLELAKWVDSYISQSSLDLRRPHVVAALVDMHAKCGNMEKATMLFKKMPKRDLISYCSMIQGLSIHGCGPQAVALFYSMLSEGIIPDDVAFTVILSACSHAGLVEEGCQFFDVMVNKYSIVPSPDHYACIIDLLGRAGKLKAAYDVLKSMPIERYAGAWGALLGACKLHSDIELGKEIANRLFELEPLNAGNYVLLSNIYAEEDRWLDVSLVRNKMLERGLRKVPGCTRIQSNSEKN